The Daucus carota subsp. sativus chromosome 7, DH1 v3.0, whole genome shotgun sequence genome window below encodes:
- the LOC108196461 gene encoding uncharacterized protein LOC108196461 isoform X1, which yields MRFIRNSVSPVSRLGRLLNTIHLKSPVQTQKQHRFFSNKIKINGHDDSDSVLPVLIVGAGPVGLVLSLLLTKLGVKCAVLEKNLSFSRHPQAHFINNRSMEVFRKLDGLADQIQKFQPPVELWRKFVYCTSLTGPIIGSVDHMQPQDLDQSVSPVSVAHFSQYKLTNLILQHLQNLGFTVRNANGLDNLKYGELKEREILMGHECISVNATSDYVTLTASFLNEEGKHSEKCIRSRLLVGTDGAGSTVRQLLGIDMRGEKDLQKLVSVHFMSKQLGEYLINERPGMLFFIFNTEAIGVLVAHDLQEGEFVLQIPFYPPQQKLEDFSSKICERLIVKLAGRELSDINVVDIKPWVMHAEVSEKYLLHDNRVIIAGDAAHRFPPAGGFGMNTGIQDVHNLAWKIASVVQGTAPKSILTTYEVERRPVAIFNTELSVKNFRAAMGVPAALGLDPVMANSVHNALNNTVGSILPTELQKRILDGIFTLGRAQLSDIVLNKNNPVGSSRLANVRRIFEGGESLQLQFPAEDLGFRYLEGALFFDDEVETELDEPEVPTGRRREYVPSADPGSRLPHTNVKALSGPLTEETFSTLDLVSGDKVEFLLIIAPVEPSYRLARAAFEVSEEYNVSAKVCVLWPDGTVDGAARSAAELTPWENFIDVVEVKHSSASSSWWDLCQMTHRGAILVRPDEHIAWRVKSGVVGDTTFELRRVFSAILGLKSCSESDYKEWKELAPQNTLEYGWDL from the exons ATGAGATTCATTCGGAACAGTGTTTCTCCGGTTTCGAGACTCGGAAGATTGTTAAACACAATACATCTGAAATCACCAGTACAAACACAAAAACAACACAGATTTTTctcgaataaaataaaaatcaacgGTCACGATGATAGCGATTCTGTGTTACCGGTTCTCATCGTCGGCGCTGGACCGGTCGGCCTCGTGCTCTCTCTTCTCCTAACCAAATTAG GGGTCAAATGTGCAGTTCtggagaaaaatctgagcttCTCGAGACATCCACAGGCACACTTCATTAATAACCGCTCAATGGAG GTGTTCCGCAAGTTGGATGGCCTAGCAGATCAGATTCAAAAATTTCAGCCACCAGTGGAGCTTTGGAGAAAATTTGTGTATTGCACTTCCCTAACTGGTCCTATAATTGGGTCGGTAGACCATATGCAACCCCAAG ATCTCGATCAGTCTGTCAGCCCTGTTTCTGTTGCACACTTCTCTCaatacaaacttacaaatttaATCCTTCAACATCTTCAAAACCTTGGCTTCACGGTCAGAAATGCAAACGGGTTGGACAATCTCAAGTACGGTGAACTTAAAGAGAGGGAAATATTAATGGGGCATGAATGTATATCGGTTAATGCCACTAGTGACTATGTTACCTTAACTGCATCTTTTCTGAACGAAGAAGGGAAGCATAGTGAGAAATGTATAAGATCCCGTCTCCTTGTCGGTACAGATGGGGCAGGCAGTACCGTTAGACAGCTTCTGGGAATTGATATGAGAGGTGAAAAGGATTTGCAAAAGCTTGTCAGTGTCCATTTCATGAGCAAACAACTAGGGGAGTACCTGATAAATGAGAGACCTGGCATGCTCTTCTTTATTTTCAATACTGAAGCTATAGGAGTTCTTGTAGCTCATGATTTGCAGGAAGGGGAGTTTGTATTACAG ATACCCTTTTACCCACCTCAGCAAAAGCTTGAAGATTTTAGTTCGAAG ATATGCGAGAGGTTGATTGTAAAATTGGCAGGGCGAGAACTGTCAGATATAAACGTAGTTGACATCAAACCATGGGTGATGCATGCTGAAGTTTCAGAGAAGTATCTATTACATGATAACCGTGTAATTATTGCTGGTGATGCTGCTCATCGATTTCCTCCTGCCGGGGGCTTTG GAATGAATACTGGCATTCAAGATGTGCACAATCTTGCCTGGAAAATAGCTTCAGTAGTCCAGGGTACTGCTCCAAAATCAATCCTTACCACTTATGAGGTGGAACGCCGACCG GTAGCAATTTTTAACACAGAATTAAGTGTCAAGAATTTTAGAGCAGCCATGGGGGTTCCTGCTGCACTTGGTCTTGATCCAGTGATGGCAAATTCAG TTCACAATGCTCTTAATAATACAGTTGGTTCCATCTTACCTACTGAACTACAGAAGAGAATTCTGGATGGAATTTTCACTCTAGGTCGTGCACAGCTCTCTGATATTGTTTTGAATAAGAATAATCCTGTTGGATCTTCAAGACTGGCTAATGTTAGACGAATATTTGAAGGAGGAGAGAGCCTTCAACTCCAGTTTCCTGCAGAGGATCTTGGTTTCAG GTATCTCGAAGGAGCCCTTTTCTTTGACGATGAGGTTGAAACCGAGTTGGATGAGCCTGAAGTACCTACAGGACGTAGGCGGGAATATGTTCCATCTGCCGATCCAGGATCTAGGCTCCCTCATACAAATGTGAAGGCATTGTCTGGGCCCTTAACTGAG GAGACATTCTCTACTCTGGATCTTGTATCAGGAGATAAAGTTGAGTTTCTTCTTATTATTGCACCAGTGGAACCTTCTTATCGTCTAGCTCGGGCAGCATTTGAGGTGTCAGAGGAATACAATGTTTCTGCAAAGGTATGTGTGTTATGGCCTGATGGTACAGTTGACGGGGCTGCAAGAAGTGCTGCAGAATTGACACCTTGGGAAAATTTCATTGATGTTGTGGAAGTTAAGCACTCTTCAGCATCATCCTCATGGTGGGACCTATGTCAGATGACCCATAGAGGAGCTATTCTAGTTAGGCCTGATGAGCATATAGCTTGGCGGGTAAAATCAGGGGTGGTTGGTGATACTACTTTTGAGCTCAGAAGGGTTTTTTCAGCTATTTTAGGATTGAAAAGCTGTAGTGAATCCGATTATAAGGAGTGGAAGGAGCTGGCTCCCCAAAATACCTTAGAGTATGGATGGGATCTTTAG
- the LOC108196461 gene encoding uncharacterized protein LOC108196461 isoform X2, with product MQPQDLDQSVSPVSVAHFSQYKLTNLILQHLQNLGFTVRNANGLDNLKYGELKEREILMGHECISVNATSDYVTLTASFLNEEGKHSEKCIRSRLLVGTDGAGSTVRQLLGIDMRGEKDLQKLVSVHFMSKQLGEYLINERPGMLFFIFNTEAIGVLVAHDLQEGEFVLQIPFYPPQQKLEDFSSKICERLIVKLAGRELSDINVVDIKPWVMHAEVSEKYLLHDNRVIIAGDAAHRFPPAGGFGMNTGIQDVHNLAWKIASVVQGTAPKSILTTYEVERRPVAIFNTELSVKNFRAAMGVPAALGLDPVMANSVHNALNNTVGSILPTELQKRILDGIFTLGRAQLSDIVLNKNNPVGSSRLANVRRIFEGGESLQLQFPAEDLGFRYLEGALFFDDEVETELDEPEVPTGRRREYVPSADPGSRLPHTNVKALSGPLTEETFSTLDLVSGDKVEFLLIIAPVEPSYRLARAAFEVSEEYNVSAKVCVLWPDGTVDGAARSAAELTPWENFIDVVEVKHSSASSSWWDLCQMTHRGAILVRPDEHIAWRVKSGVVGDTTFELRRVFSAILGLKSCSESDYKEWKELAPQNTLEYGWDL from the exons ATGCAACCCCAAG ATCTCGATCAGTCTGTCAGCCCTGTTTCTGTTGCACACTTCTCTCaatacaaacttacaaatttaATCCTTCAACATCTTCAAAACCTTGGCTTCACGGTCAGAAATGCAAACGGGTTGGACAATCTCAAGTACGGTGAACTTAAAGAGAGGGAAATATTAATGGGGCATGAATGTATATCGGTTAATGCCACTAGTGACTATGTTACCTTAACTGCATCTTTTCTGAACGAAGAAGGGAAGCATAGTGAGAAATGTATAAGATCCCGTCTCCTTGTCGGTACAGATGGGGCAGGCAGTACCGTTAGACAGCTTCTGGGAATTGATATGAGAGGTGAAAAGGATTTGCAAAAGCTTGTCAGTGTCCATTTCATGAGCAAACAACTAGGGGAGTACCTGATAAATGAGAGACCTGGCATGCTCTTCTTTATTTTCAATACTGAAGCTATAGGAGTTCTTGTAGCTCATGATTTGCAGGAAGGGGAGTTTGTATTACAG ATACCCTTTTACCCACCTCAGCAAAAGCTTGAAGATTTTAGTTCGAAG ATATGCGAGAGGTTGATTGTAAAATTGGCAGGGCGAGAACTGTCAGATATAAACGTAGTTGACATCAAACCATGGGTGATGCATGCTGAAGTTTCAGAGAAGTATCTATTACATGATAACCGTGTAATTATTGCTGGTGATGCTGCTCATCGATTTCCTCCTGCCGGGGGCTTTG GAATGAATACTGGCATTCAAGATGTGCACAATCTTGCCTGGAAAATAGCTTCAGTAGTCCAGGGTACTGCTCCAAAATCAATCCTTACCACTTATGAGGTGGAACGCCGACCG GTAGCAATTTTTAACACAGAATTAAGTGTCAAGAATTTTAGAGCAGCCATGGGGGTTCCTGCTGCACTTGGTCTTGATCCAGTGATGGCAAATTCAG TTCACAATGCTCTTAATAATACAGTTGGTTCCATCTTACCTACTGAACTACAGAAGAGAATTCTGGATGGAATTTTCACTCTAGGTCGTGCACAGCTCTCTGATATTGTTTTGAATAAGAATAATCCTGTTGGATCTTCAAGACTGGCTAATGTTAGACGAATATTTGAAGGAGGAGAGAGCCTTCAACTCCAGTTTCCTGCAGAGGATCTTGGTTTCAG GTATCTCGAAGGAGCCCTTTTCTTTGACGATGAGGTTGAAACCGAGTTGGATGAGCCTGAAGTACCTACAGGACGTAGGCGGGAATATGTTCCATCTGCCGATCCAGGATCTAGGCTCCCTCATACAAATGTGAAGGCATTGTCTGGGCCCTTAACTGAG GAGACATTCTCTACTCTGGATCTTGTATCAGGAGATAAAGTTGAGTTTCTTCTTATTATTGCACCAGTGGAACCTTCTTATCGTCTAGCTCGGGCAGCATTTGAGGTGTCAGAGGAATACAATGTTTCTGCAAAGGTATGTGTGTTATGGCCTGATGGTACAGTTGACGGGGCTGCAAGAAGTGCTGCAGAATTGACACCTTGGGAAAATTTCATTGATGTTGTGGAAGTTAAGCACTCTTCAGCATCATCCTCATGGTGGGACCTATGTCAGATGACCCATAGAGGAGCTATTCTAGTTAGGCCTGATGAGCATATAGCTTGGCGGGTAAAATCAGGGGTGGTTGGTGATACTACTTTTGAGCTCAGAAGGGTTTTTTCAGCTATTTTAGGATTGAAAAGCTGTAGTGAATCCGATTATAAGGAGTGGAAGGAGCTGGCTCCCCAAAATACCTTAGAGTATGGATGGGATCTTTAG
- the LOC135147622 gene encoding uncharacterized protein LOC135147622 isoform X2: MHVWLPLVEFWKTPDFQTKSKTQKKNRRGGTDHYPPTHTGGSASLRTHAAVLAETNGKDPTPADVYLLTHTKKRDKKTFVTKKAEAVYNKVIEIREERSKPIEGSDEPQIVDEDEIFLEAVGGLDKRNRIYGLGSLQSVIYGPESKSSTSTSRYSGSNFNKEYELMQVELQEMKDQVKELQETRDKELEDMRNQMEEMKSQLALVFKNQNTS, translated from the exons ATGCATGTATGGCTACCCTTGGTTGAGTTTTGGAAAACTCCAGATTTCCAGACTAAATCAAAAACTCAAAAGAAAAATCGTCGTGGTGGGACGGACCACTACCCTCCAACTCACACAGGTGGTTCAGCATCCTTAAGAACTCATGCTGCTGTTCTG gCGGAGACTAATGGTAAAGATCCAACTCCGGCCGATGTGTATTTGCTTACACATACTAAGAAACGTGACAAAAAGACCTTTGTTACTAAGAAAGCGGAAGCAGTATAT AATAAGGTTATTGAAATTCGTGAGGAACGCTCTAAACCTATTGAAGGTTCTGATGAACCTCAGATTGTTGATGAAGACGAAATATTCTTGGAGGCAGTTGGAGGGCTGGACAAAAGAAATAGAATATATGGCTTGGGTTCTTTGCAAAGCGTCATATATGGGCCAGAAAGCAAGAGCAGTACATCCACTTCCCGTTACAGTGGCTCTAACTTCAATAAAGAATATGAGCTAATGCAGGTTGAGCTCCAAGAAATGAAGGACCAGGTAAAGGAGTTACAGGAGACGAGAGATAAGGAACTTGAAGATATGAGAAACCAAATGGAAGAGATGAAGAGCCAACTTGCTTTGGTATTTAAAAATCAGAACACAAGTTAG
- the LOC135147622 gene encoding uncharacterized protein LOC135147622 isoform X1 — protein sequence MNNNRSWMYERTDESGFLNSLFISGVEEFMNHVISQPTSMNGTSIQCPCTKCKNRKFWKSDIVKLHLLKNGFVRDYYIWSRHGESYIFNGNEDQSSANYSNVARGTDGNNLMYNMVIDAGGPSFDPHRSEEMPNAEAQNIYNMLNSSERELYDGCETSQLAAMAQMLSLKSDHHWSEACYDQTSQFIKGILPKDNTFLDSFYGTKKHMEGLGLPSIHIDCCANGCMIYWNEDIDMESCKFCSKPRYKIRVNRSTRERKKVVVQRMIYFPLAPRLQRLYASPTTAAHMRWHADHYKEDGVMHHCSDSEEWRQFDRAHPLFSSEVRNVRLGLSADGFQPFGSSGKQYSSWPIIVTPYNLPPWMCSKEEYMFLSILVPGPRNPKQKIDVFLQPLISELKMLWEVGVETWDTSLKQNFQMRAALMWTISDFPAYSMLSGWKTAGHLACPHCAHEHDAYNLKHGGKPTWFDNHRKFLPANHPFRKNKNWFTKGKVVSEFPPPIRTGEDVLQEIESLGLMKITELGSEEHNAKIIKTYNCGWKKRSIFWDLPYWRTLSIRHNLDVMHIEKNVFENIFNTIMAIEGKTKDNAKARADIALLCRRPELAIDEST from the coding sequence ATGAATAATAACCGATCTTGGATGTACGAAAGGACGGATGAGAGTGGTTTCTTGAATTCTCTATTTATTTCTGGAGTGGAAGAATTCATGAATCATGTTATATCTCAGCCAACGTCTATGAATGGTACGAGTATACAATGTCCGTGCACAAAGTGTAAGAATCGAAAATTTTGGAAATCAGATATCGTGAAGCTACATTTGTTGAAGAATGGATTTGTGAGAGATTATTATATATGGAGTCGACACGGAGAGTCATACATTTTTAATGGGAACGAAGACCAATCTTCAGCAAACTATTCAAATGTTGCACGTGGCACAGATGGGAACAATTTAATGTACAATATGGTGATTGATGCAGGCGGTCCTAGTTTTGATCCACATCGTTCAGAAGAGATGCCGAACGCAGAAGCACAAAATATATACAACATGCTAAATTCTTCGGAACGAGAGCTATATGATGGTTGTGAAACATCACAGTTGGCTGCCATGGCTCAAATGTTGAGTCTGAAATCTGATCATCACTGGTCGGAGGCATGCTATGATCAGACATCACAATTCATCAAAGGCATCTTGCCTAAAGATAATACATTTCTCGATAGTTTCTATGGAACAAAGAAACATATGGAAGGACTGGGCCTACCTTCCATTCATATCGATTGTTGTGCTAATGGGTGCATGATATATTGGAACGAAGACATTGACATGGAGTCATGCAAATTTTGTTCTAAACCGAGATATAAGATCAGAGTTAACAGATCTacaagagagagaaagaaagtgGTTGTTCAAAGGATGATATATTTTCCATTGGCCCCGAGATTACAAAGGTTATATGCCTCACCGACGACTGCAGCTCATATGAGATGGCATGCTGATCATTACAAAGAAGATGGTGTAATGCATCATTGTTCAGATTCAGAGGAGTGGAGGCAATTTGATAGAGCACATCCATTATTTTCCTCGGAGGTCAGAAATGTGAGACTTGGACTTTCTGCTGACGGATTTCAGCCATTTGGTAGTTCAGGCAAGCAATATTCTTCTTGGCCAATTATAGTGACTCCATATAATTTACCCCCCTGGATGTGTTCAAAAGAAGAGTACATGTTTCTATCCATACTTGTGCCTGGCCCGAGGAATCCAAAGCAGAAGATAGATGTTTTTCTTCAGCCATTGATTTCCGAGTTAAAAATGTTATGGGAGGTTGGTGTTGAGACATGGGATACTTCCTTAAAGCAGAATTTTCAAATGCGAGCTGCATTGATGTGGACTATAAGTGATTTTCCTGCTTATTCAATGTTATCAGGATGGAAAACTGCTGGTCATTTAGCTTGTCCTCATTGTGCTCATGAACATGATGCTTATAATCTCAAACATGGAGGAAAGCCAACATGGTTTGATAATCATCGGAAGTTTTTGCCTGCAAATCATCCATTTCGAAAGAATAAAAACTGGTTTACCAAGGGGAAGGTCGTGTCTGAATTTCCTCCACCTATTCGGACAGGTGAAGATGTCTTACAAGAAATTGAGTCACTTGGTTTGATGAAAATTACTGAATTGGGAAGTGAAGAGCATAATGCCAAAATCATCAAAACTTATAACTGTGGATGGAAAAAACGAAGTATCTTTTGGGATTTGCCATATTGGAGGACATTATCAATTAGACATAACCTTGATGTTATGCACATTGAGAAAAATgtgtttgaaaatattttcaacacTATTATGGCCATCGAAGGTAAAACCAAAGATAATGCTAAAGCAAGAGCTGATATTGCACTTCTTTGTCGGAGGCCTGAGTTAGCAATTGATGAATCGACGTAA